ATCTGCGTGGGTCGCGACGACGCCTCACCGGTCACGCCCGACTACGAAGCACCGTTCCCGTTCACCGGAGGCACGATCGACAAGGTCGTGGTCGACGTCTCCGGCGAACGCTACGTCGATCACGAGGCTCAGGTGCGGGGCTGGTTCATGACCGACTGAACGGTGGGACACCGACGGACAGCGAGCCGGAGGGAAGGAGTCCACGGATGACCAGGGAGACCATCGGGGCTGAGGGTGCCGACGCCCCGGGCGAGGCACATGCGCCCGTCTTCGACACCCTCGTGCAGATGACGCTGAACGCGTTCGAACGATCCGGTCTGGATTCCGAGGCGTACCTGCTGACCCGTATCGCGGCGCTGGTGGCCATGAGCGCCTCCCCCACCTCGTACCTGCTCAACGTCGGCGCCACGAAAAACAGGGGGTCCCGGCCCGGCGGAGCGGCGGGCCTCACCGCGTCAGCCGCATGAATAAGCCGGAGACAGGCGTCATTGTGCGGCGGCTTCAGTCTGTGAGTCGGCGGGCGGCGCGGAGGGAGCATCCAGGAATTCACGGACGGCGAAGCCCAACAGTGTGATCACCGCGGTCCACACCACGACCGCCGTGGTCGGGTAGCTCCAAGTGAACAGGACGACGGCCGCGATCACCAGGATGGCCGCCCCGATCCAGCGTTTGAAGCGATGCACGAACCATCCGACCGCGCCGAGACGAAGCCCCGCCGATGTCGCCACATCGCGCAGACCGCCGATGCTTCTCCGGCAGCCGGTGCGCGTGAGAACGGCGACCCGGGACGGGCCGGCGAGGAAGGCGCCCGCGGCGGTGAAGAGGGCGACCGCGGCGAGCGCCCGTACGCCGGCCCGCAGGAACTTGACCAGGGCGTCGTACACGGATCCCGCGGCGGCCTGGGAGGTGCCGGGCGGGAGATGGTCGAGGTAGACGTCACGGGCGACGGTGAGGCCGATTCCGAGCACCAGCATGGCGACGAAGACGGCGAGTGCGGCCCCGATCAACGCGTGCCGCCGGTTGAACGCGACGTACACGCCGACGGCCGCGATCAGCAACGCGATGACGGGCAGCCAGCCGCCGAGGATCTCCAGCACGCGCACGTACGTCTTGACCTTGCCGACATCCTCCGACGCGAACACCACGAAGTCCGTGTGCACGGCCGGGATCCTCGCGGCGGGCGAGAAACCGGCGTCGACCAACCGGTTCTTGACGTCGGCGACGATCGGCCCCAGGTCGATGACGACCTCGTTGTTCTCCAGCCTGACCGTGCTGTCGGCCTGGCCCGTCAGTGCCTTGTCCAGCGCCGAGTGGGCCCTGCGGTTGGCGTTGACCCAGACGGTCTCGAAGGCACTGCTGCTGACCACGCGCTCCACCGAGCCGCTGACCAGCCGCTTGAGCCCGCTCTCGATCGGGCCGTCCAGGTCGTTCAGCAACTCGGCCACCCGGGGCGGGACACCCTTCTGCGCGGCCGCGTCCGTGAGCTGCTTGACCAGCGCGTCCACGTCGACTTGCGCCAGCACCGCGTCGGTGACCCGGTTGGTGATCGCCTTCTGCACATCGGGATCGCTTGCCAGCGGGGCGACGGTGGCGACGTAGCGGTCCGTGTCCTGCACGATGCTGTTCGCCCACACCGCGACGACGGACAGCAGCGACAGCAACGCGGCGAGGAGGATCAGCAGGACCGAGCCGAGCGAGCGGAACGGATGATGCCGCGCCGCCCGGGGCGGCGCGACGCTCTCCAGTGCGTTCACCCGCTGCCGCAACTCGTCCAGCTCGCTGCGCTCACGCGCCGAGAGCTCGTCGTCACCACTGTCGCTCATGGCCACCAGCAGATCCGTGCGCAGCACAACGCGCGACCGGGGCAAACCCAGACGGGTGACCGGCGTACCGAGGTGCGACAGCCGCGGCCCGATGATGCAATTGGAGTGAAGTGAAGCGGGGGTGTCACAGGGGGAAGTTGCGAGTACCAGAGGTGACGCCGTGAGCGACGAATTCGAAGAAGTGGGCGAAGTGGGCCCCATCGACTACCTGGTCGTCGAGTTCCCCGGTAATCGGATGACCGGCGAGGGCTTCCCCATTCTCGTCGATCTCGTGGACCGCGGCCTCATCCGGATCCTGGACCTGATGTTCGTCAGGAAGGACGACGACGGATCCGTGACCGGTGTGGAGATCGCCGACCTCACCGACGACGGCAAACTCGACCTGGCCGTCTTCGAGGGCGTGTCGTCGGGACTGCTGGGCCAGGACGACATCGAGGAGGCGGCCACCGCGCTGGAGCCCGGCAGCTCCGCCGGCATCCTCGTCTACGAGAACCTGTGGGCCGCACCCTTCGCCGCCACTCTGCGCCGCGGCGGGGCCCGGATGGTCGCCTCAGGGCGGATCCCGGTGCCCGCACTCGTCGCCGCCCTCGACGCGACCGAGGCCGCTCACTAGGCAGAGCTCACCAGGGCAGAAGGGACACCGCCATGCCAGGTCTGATCCGCGGGGTCGCGCGCACCGCCGTCGTCGCCGGAACCGCGACCGCCGTGTCGAACCGTGTGACACGCCGACAGCAGGGACGATGGGCGGAGCAGCAGAGCTACGA
The DNA window shown above is from Streptomyces akebiae and carries:
- a CDS encoding DUF6325 family protein — encoded protein: MSDEFEEVGEVGPIDYLVVEFPGNRMTGEGFPILVDLVDRGLIRILDLMFVRKDDDGSVTGVEIADLTDDGKLDLAVFEGVSSGLLGQDDIEEAATALEPGSSAGILVYENLWAAPFAATLRRGGARMVASGRIPVPALVAALDATEAAH